Proteins found in one Acidobacteriota bacterium genomic segment:
- the groEL gene encoding chaperonin GroEL (60 kDa chaperone family; promotes refolding of misfolded polypeptides especially under stressful conditions; forms two stacked rings of heptamers to form a barrel-shaped 14mer; ends can be capped by GroES; misfolded proteins enter the barrel where they are refolded when GroES binds; many bacteria have multiple copies of the groEL gene which are active under different environmental conditions; the B.japonicum protein in this cluster is expressed constitutively; in Rhodobacter, Corynebacterium and Rhizobium this protein is essential for growth), with amino-acid sequence MAKQIVYGAESRQAILRGVNHLADAVKVTLGPKGRNVVLDKKFGSPTITKDGVTVAKEIELKDPLENMGAQMVREVASKTSDIAGDGTTTATVLAQAIYREGAKNVVAGANPMEVKRGIDKAVEVVIEQLKTFSKPVSGNAIAQVGTISANSDTTIGKIIAEAMEKVGKDGVITVEEAKTLETSLDVVEGMQFDRGYLSPYF; translated from the coding sequence ATGGCCAAGCAAATCGTCTATGGTGCGGAATCGCGTCAGGCCATCCTGCGCGGCGTGAACCACCTCGCCGACGCGGTGAAGGTGACGCTCGGGCCCAAGGGCCGCAACGTCGTCCTCGACAAGAAGTTCGGATCGCCCACGATCACCAAGGACGGCGTCACCGTCGCCAAGGAGATCGAGCTGAAGGATCCGCTCGAGAACATGGGCGCGCAGATGGTGCGTGAGGTCGCGAGCAAGACCAGCGACATCGCCGGTGACGGCACCACGACCGCCACCGTGCTCGCGCAGGCCATCTATCGCGAAGGCGCCAAGAACGTCGTGGCCGGCGCCAACCCGATGGAAGTCAAGCGCGGTATCGACAAGGCCGTCGAGGTCGTGATCGAGCAGCTCAAGACCTTCTCCAAGCCGGTGAGCGGCAACGCCATCGCCCAGGTCGGCACCATCTCGGCCAACAGCGACACGACCATCGGCAAGATCATCGCGGAAGCGATGGAGAAGGTCGGCAAGGACGGCGTCATCACCGTCGAAGAGGCCAAGACGCTCGAGACGTCGCTCGACGTCGTCGAGGGCATGCAGTTCGACCGCGGCTACCTCTCGCCGTACTTC
- the groES gene encoding co-chaperone GroES codes for MNLRPLHDRLIVERIEEGEQQVNGIIIPDSAKEKPQQGKVVAVGKGKIKDDGKVAPLDVKEGDTILFGKYSGQEIKVDGKEYLIMREDEVLAVMA; via the coding sequence ATGAACCTCCGACCTCTCCACGATCGGCTCATCGTCGAACGTATCGAAGAAGGGGAGCAGCAGGTCAACGGGATCATCATCCCCGACTCTGCCAAGGAAAAGCCGCAACAGGGCAAGGTCGTTGCGGTCGGCAAGGGCAAGATCAAGGACGACGGCAAGGTGGCGCCCCTCGACGTGAAGGAAGGCGACACGATCCTCTTCGGCAAGTACTCGGGCCAGGAGATCAAGGTCGACGGCAAGGAGTACCTGATCATGCGTGAGGACGAAGTCCTCGCGGTGATGGCGTAA
- a CDS encoding histidine kinase, which yields MHRQIERLVTEMVDNGIRYADAACEFERRFLARALERSQGSITRCAELTGLHRNTLTRKITEYKLK from the coding sequence ATGCATCGCCAGATCGAACGCCTCGTGACCGAGATGGTCGACAACGGCATCCGCTACGCCGACGCCGCGTGCGAGTTCGAACGCCGCTTCCTCGCCCGCGCCCTCGAACGCAGTCAGGGCAGCATCACCCGCTGTGCCGAGCTCACGGGCCTCCACCGCAACACCCTCACGCGGAAGATCACGGAATACAAGCTGAAATAG